From a single Kryptolebias marmoratus isolate JLee-2015 linkage group LG17, ASM164957v2, whole genome shotgun sequence genomic region:
- the sh3bp1 gene encoding SH3 domain-binding protein 1 — protein sequence MLRQSLSIFKQLSSTAKSQDATDLLHEDLVMVEQRVEPAKKAAQVLHKKLQGCMQSQPGLEAERRMKKLPLMLLSISMAESLKDFDAESSIRRVLEMCCFMEKMLANMLADFEMKVEKEVLEPLNKLSEEDFPEILKNKKQFAKLTTDWNNARIRSQASTGPQAKQDGLREEVEEAWRKLESIKDQYSADLYHFATKEDDYANYFIRLLELQAEYHKNSHDFLNKNISELKENDSEKGPTQSLSNQKVYGEPLLSHLSRSNREIAAPIQECIQMLLRTGMREEGLFRLAAAASVVKRLKTCLDQGTVDHSEFSMDPHAVAGALKCYLRELPEPLLTFELYNDWFQAAGEKDPAEKLEKFKALLRKLPPENYNNLRYLVQFLSLLSEQQAVNKMTPSNIAIVLGPNLLWPQAEGEVALFDMASASSVQVVTVIEPLIQYSSSLFPEAESFEIPDSPAAVDLPAPGADSFFSGKAKVSRTISSASSTASSCSSYHLPVSKTNSTASQDSGGFFLVKSGSVSSRSGTTTWACPTTEAATPGQPNTSPGSTPLESGAGAANPTPTPTPTPTPPLRGAGSAPNPGQVKNSTQRQNSDQSQLQPILEAPPDSPVASVTFTTPYKPKRTFNIAKADQPNEHITVQFSKARALAPPKFQAPAPPAAAPMPTARAGPDDTRPQPKPAPRAQQPGVKKPPLKKPGVRAPNCPPPLPPPSQPKEVPSVAQ from the exons ATCACAAGATGCCACTGACCTCCTCCATGAAGACCTGGTTATG GTGGAGCAGCGGGTGGAGCCGGCCAAGAAGGCGGCTCAGGTTCTCCACAAGAAGCTGCAGGGCTGCATGCAGAGTCAGCCGGGGCTGGAGGCTGAGAGACGAATG aaaaaGCTTCCACTGATGCTGCTGTCCATCAGCATGGCAGAAAGCCTCAAAGATTTCGACGCAGAGTCCTCAATCAG GAGAGTGCTGGAGATGTGCTGTTTCATGGAGAAGATGCTGGCCAACATGCTGGCAGACTTCGAGATGAAAGTGGAGAAGGAAGTCCTGGAGCCTCTCAATAAACTCAGCGAG GAAGATTTTCCCGAGATCCTGAAGAACAAGAAGCAGTTCGCCAAGCTGACCACGGACTGGAACAACGCGAGAATCCG gagtcaGGCCAGCACCGGCCCCCAGGCAAAGCAGGACGGGCTCAGGGAGGAAGTGGAAGAAGCATGGAGGAAGTTAGAAAGCATCAAG GACCAGTACTCCGCCGACCTGTACCACTTTGCAACCAAGGAAGACGACTATGCTAACTATTTCATCCGG CTTCTCGAGCTGCAAGCGGAGTACCACAAGAACTCGCACGACTTCCTGAACAAGAACATCAGCGAGCTCAAAGAGAACGACAGCGAAAAAG GGCCAACGCAAAGCCTTTCTAACCAGAAGGTCTACGGAGAACCCCTGCTCTCGCATCTGTCCCGGAGCAACAGAGAAATCGCGGCTCCCATCCAAGAGTGCATTCAGATGCTGCTGAGAACAGGCATGAGAGAGGAG GGTCTGTTTCGTCTCGCCGCAGCCGCTTCAGTGGTGAAGAGGCTGAAGACGTGTCTGGATCAAGGAACGGTCGACCACAGCGAGTTCAGCATGGACCCCCACGCCGTCGCTG GGGCTCTGAAGTGTTACCTTCGAGAGCTTCCCGAACCTCTGCTGACCTTCGAACTCTACAACGACTGGTTTCAAGCAGCAGG GGAAAAAGACCCGGCGGAGAAGCTGGAGAAGTTCAAGGCACTGCTGAGGAAACTGCCGCCTGAAAACTACAACAACCTCAG GTACTTGGTCCAGTtcttgtctctgctgtctgagCAGCAGGCTGTGAACAAAATGACCCCCAGTAACATTGCCATCGTGCTTGGGCCGAACCTGCTCTGGCCGCAAGCTGAGGG GGAAGTCGCTTTGTTTGACATGGCCTCGGCTTCTTCGGTCCAGGTGGTGACGGTGATCGAGCCTCTAATTCAGTACAGCTCCAGCCTGTTTCCGGAAG CTGAATCCTTTGAGATCCCAGACTCCCCTGCAGCCGTGGATTTGCCCGCTCCGGGTGCGGACTCTTTCTTCTCAGGGAAGGCTAAAGTGAGCCGAACAATTTCCTCCGCTTCATCCAcggcctcctcctgctcctcttaTCACCTCCCtgtctccaaaacaaacag CACGGCCTCTCAGGACAGCGGCGGTTTCTTCCTGGTGAAATCCGGTTCGGTGAGCAGTCGCAGCGGCACCACCACCTGGGCGTGCCCCACGACTGAGGCGGCAACGCCGGGCCAGCCGAACACGAGCCCCGGCAGCACGCCTCTTGAGTCTGGTGCCGGCGCAGCGAACCCGACCCCGACCCCGACCCCAACCCCGACTCCGCCTCTGAGAGGGGCAGGGTCAGCACCAAACCCCGGTCAGGTGAAAAACTCCACTCAGAGGCAGAACTCGGACCAGAGCCAGCTGCAGCCGATTTTGGAGGCGCCGCCTGATTCTCCCGTAGCATCCGTGACTTTCACGACACCATATAAAC caAAGAGAACTTTCAACATTGCAAAAGCGGACCAGCCTAACGAGCACATCACCGTTCAGTTCTCCAAGGCCAGAGCCCTGGCACCTCCTAAGTTTCAGGCACCCGCACCCCCAGCCGCGGCCCCGATGCCGACCGCGAGAGCAGGCCCCGACGACACGAGGCCCCAGCCGAAGCCCGCCCCCCGAGCTCAGCAGCCCGGCGTGAAGAAGCCTCCTCTGAAAAAGCCCGGAGTCCGAGCCCCAAACTGTCCTCCACCACTGCCTCCACCCTCACAGCCCAAAGAGGTTCCTTCTGTAGCGCAgtga